A DNA window from Ahaetulla prasina isolate Xishuangbanna chromosome 7, ASM2864084v1, whole genome shotgun sequence contains the following coding sequences:
- the SEPTIN3 gene encoding neuronal-specific septin-3 isoform X3, with the protein MFKGSADTKSEAVMSELVPEPRQKPVVPMKPVSINSNLLGYIGIDTIIEQMRKKTMKTGFDFNIMVVGQSGLGKSTLVNTLFKSQVSRKSSGWNREEKIPKTVEIKAIGHVIEECGVKMKLTVIDTPGFGDQINNENCWEPIEKYINEQYEKFLKEEVNIARKKRIPDTRVHCCLYFISPTGHSLRPLDMEFMKHLSKMVNIIPVIAKADTMTLEEKIEFKQRVRKELEVNGIEFYPQKEFDEDLEDKAENDKIRQESMPFAVVGSDKEYQVNGKRVLGRKTPWGVIEVENLTHCEFALLRDFVIRTHLQDLKEVTHNIHYETYRAKRLNDNGGLPPVTVETEENHESNL; encoded by the exons GTTCAGCAGATACCAAATCTGAAGCAGTTATGTCTGAACTGGTACCAGAGCCACGGCAAAAGCCAGTAGTACCAATGAAACCTGTCAGTATTAATTCCAACTTACTGGGTTATATTGGAATCGACACTATCATAGAGCAAATGCGGAAGAAGACTATGAAAACCGGATTTGACTTCAACATCATGGTTGTAG GCCAAAGTGGACTTGGAAAATCAACACTTGTAAACACCCTCTTCAAATCCCAAGTAAGCAGGAAATCTTCAGGCTGGAACCGTGAAGAGAAGATCCCCAAGACTGTAGAGATCAAGGCTATTGGGCATG TTATTGAAGAATGTGGTGTCAAAATGAAGCTGACAGTTATTGACACACCTGGATTTGGTGACCAGATCAACAATGAAAATTG CTGGGAGCCCATTGAAAAATACATCAATGAGCAATATGAGAAATTCCTGAAGGAAGAGGTGAATATTGCCAGAAAGAAACGAATCCCAGATACAAGAGTCCACTGTTGCCTCTACTTTATCTCTCCCACAGGCCACTC TTTGCGACCTTTGGATATGGAATTTATGAAACATTTGAGCAAAATGGTAAATATTATTCCAGTTATTGCCAAGGCAGACACCATGACTCTGGAAGAAAAGATTGAGTTCAAACAGAGG gtcCGTAAGGAACTAGAAGTAAATGGAATTGAATTTTATCCCCAGAAAGAGTTTGATGAAGACCTTGAAGACAAAGCAGAGAATGATAAAATCAGG CAGGAAAGTATGCCATTTGCTGTGGTGGGCAgtgacaaagaatatcaagtaaaTGGGAAAAGAGTCTTAGGGAGAAAAACACCTTGGGGAGTCATTGAAG tGGAAAATCTCACCCATTGTGAATTTGCTCTACTAAGAGATTTTGTCATTAG gaCCCACCTTCAAGACCTAAAAGAAGTCACTCACAACATCCACTATGAAACTTACAGGGCGAAACGACTGAATGACAATGGGGGACTCCCCCCAGTGACCGTAGAGACAGAAGAAAATCATGAAAGCAATTTGTGA